Proteins encoded within one genomic window of Alcanivorax sp. REN37:
- the dnaK gene encoding molecular chaperone DnaK, which produces MAKIIGIDLGTTNSCVAVLEGDKVKVIENSEGGRTTPSIIAYTDEETLVGQAAKRQAVTNPTNTLFAVKRLIGRRFTDDVVQKDIGMVPYKITQADNGDAWVEVKGDKLAPPQISAQVLMKMKKTAEDYLGEKVTEAVVTVPAYFNDAQRQATKDAGRIAGLDVKRIINEPTAAALAYGLDKKGGERTIAVYDLGGGTFDVSIIEIAEIDGEHQFEVLATNGDTFLGGEDFDLALINFLADEFKKDTGITLSGDPLAMQRLKEAAEKAKIELSSGEHTEVNLPYITADATGPKHLVVKVTRAKLESLVEGLVARSLEPCRTALADAGLKPADITDVILVGGQTRMPMVQKQVAEFFGKEPRKDVNPDEAVAMGAAIQGAVLSGDVTDVLLLDVTPLTLGIETMGGVMTSIIEKNTTIPTKASQVFSTADDNQSAVTVHVLQGERKQAAQNKSLGQFNLEGIPAAARGVPQIEVTFDIDANGILQVSAKDKATGKEQSIQIKASSGLSDEEVEQMVRDAETHADEDKKFEELVQARNQGDHLIHATRKTLEEAGDKATDEEKGAINQAIEGLEAVLKGSDKDAIESATKALSDASGSLAQRLYAEAAQQQPGAEPEGGNAGQDDVVDAEFEEVKDDKK; this is translated from the coding sequence ATGGCTAAGATCATCGGCATTGACCTCGGTACCACCAACTCCTGCGTGGCGGTGCTGGAAGGCGATAAAGTCAAAGTCATCGAGAACAGCGAAGGCGGTCGCACCACGCCGTCGATCATCGCTTATACCGATGAAGAAACCCTGGTCGGCCAGGCGGCCAAACGTCAGGCCGTGACCAACCCGACCAATACCTTGTTCGCGGTGAAGCGTCTGATTGGCCGTCGCTTCACCGACGACGTGGTGCAGAAAGACATCGGCATGGTGCCCTACAAAATCACCCAAGCCGACAACGGCGACGCCTGGGTGGAGGTGAAGGGCGACAAGCTGGCACCGCCGCAGATCTCTGCGCAGGTGCTGATGAAAATGAAGAAAACCGCCGAAGATTACCTCGGTGAGAAAGTGACCGAGGCGGTGGTCACGGTGCCGGCCTACTTCAACGACGCCCAGCGTCAGGCCACCAAAGACGCTGGCCGCATTGCCGGTCTTGATGTCAAACGCATCATCAACGAGCCGACCGCGGCGGCCCTGGCCTACGGCCTGGACAAGAAAGGCGGCGAGCGCACCATCGCGGTGTATGACCTCGGTGGCGGTACCTTCGACGTGTCGATCATTGAAATCGCGGAAATCGACGGCGAGCACCAGTTCGAAGTGTTGGCCACCAACGGCGACACCTTCCTCGGTGGTGAGGACTTCGACTTGGCGCTGATCAACTTCCTCGCTGATGAGTTCAAGAAAGACACCGGCATCACCCTGAGCGGCGATCCGCTGGCGATGCAGCGCCTGAAGGAAGCGGCCGAAAAAGCCAAGATTGAACTGTCTTCCGGCGAGCACACCGAAGTGAACCTGCCTTACATCACCGCCGATGCCACCGGTCCCAAGCACTTGGTGGTGAAAGTGACCCGCGCCAAGCTGGAGTCGCTGGTGGAAGGTCTGGTGGCGCGCTCATTGGAGCCGTGCCGCACCGCGTTGGCGGATGCTGGCCTGAAACCGGCCGACATCACCGACGTGATTCTGGTCGGTGGCCAGACCCGCATGCCGATGGTGCAGAAGCAGGTGGCAGAGTTCTTCGGCAAAGAGCCGCGCAAGGACGTGAACCCGGACGAAGCGGTGGCAATGGGCGCGGCGATTCAGGGTGCGGTGCTGTCTGGTGACGTCACCGACGTGCTGTTGCTGGATGTGACCCCGCTGACGCTGGGTATCGAAACCATGGGCGGTGTGATGACGTCGATCATCGAGAAGAACACCACCATCCCGACTAAGGCATCGCAGGTGTTCTCCACCGCCGATGACAATCAGTCTGCTGTGACCGTTCATGTGCTGCAGGGCGAGCGCAAACAAGCGGCTCAGAACAAGTCGCTGGGCCAGTTCAACCTGGAAGGCATCCCCGCTGCCGCACGCGGCGTGCCGCAGATTGAAGTGACTTTTGATATCGACGCCAACGGTATTTTGCAGGTGAGCGCGAAGGACAAGGCCACCGGTAAGGAACAGTCGATCCAGATCAAGGCTTCTTCTGGTCTGAGCGACGAAGAAGTCGAGCAAATGGTGCGCGATGCCGAAACCCACGCCGACGAAGACAAGAAATTCGAAGAGCTGGTACAGGCCCGCAACCAAGGCGACCATCTGATCCACGCGACCCGCAAGACCCTCGAAGAGGCCGGCGACAAGGCCACCGACGAGGAGAAGGGCGCCATTAACCAAGCCATCGAAGGTTTGGAAGCGGTGCTCAAGGGCAGCGACAAAGACGCCATCGAAAGCGCCACCAAAGCGCTGTCCGATGCCTCTGGCAGCCTGGCTCAGCGCCTTTACGCTGAAGCAGCTCAGCAGCAGCCGGGCGCGGAACCGGAAGGCGGCAACGCCGGCCAGGATGACGTGGTCGATGCCGAGTTCGAAGAAGTGAAAGACGACAAGAAATAA
- the hrcA gene encoding heat-inducible transcriptional repressor HrcA, whose protein sequence is MVELTERKQRLLMALVERHIRDGQPVASRALAESGALKASPATIRNVMAELEDLGVLASPHTSAGRVPTDLGYRLYVDALLRAAPSVASHTQALRHELEQLIPLDQSPKELVQRASRALAELTRMAGLVVVPRRDVATLRQVEFLPLSDRRVLVVLVVNRAEVQNRVIHTDRDYSDTELKQASNYINRTYGGCNLDQICDGLLSTLRADKAQMDALMQTAVDVAAKALTGDEAEGDYVVSGEANLLGLAQADNLDRMRDLFEAFTHKRDILHLLERSKRADGVQIFIGSEAGHQAFDEVSMVAAPYQVNAMTVGVLAVVGPTRMDYERVIPTVDITARILSATLGKL, encoded by the coding sequence ATGGTTGAGTTGACCGAGCGCAAGCAGCGCCTGTTGATGGCGCTGGTGGAGCGCCATATTCGCGATGGCCAGCCGGTGGCATCGCGGGCGCTGGCCGAGTCCGGTGCCCTCAAAGCGAGTCCGGCCACCATTCGCAATGTGATGGCGGAGCTGGAAGACCTAGGCGTGTTGGCCAGTCCGCACACCTCCGCCGGGCGCGTGCCGACCGATCTCGGCTACCGCCTGTACGTGGACGCGCTGTTGCGTGCTGCGCCCTCGGTAGCGTCCCATACGCAAGCGCTACGCCATGAGCTTGAGCAGCTGATCCCGCTCGACCAGTCACCGAAAGAGTTGGTGCAGCGTGCTTCGCGCGCGCTGGCTGAGCTGACCCGCATGGCCGGGCTGGTGGTGGTGCCGCGCCGCGACGTGGCGACCCTCCGGCAGGTGGAGTTTCTGCCGCTGTCTGACCGCCGGGTGTTGGTGGTGCTGGTGGTGAACCGTGCCGAAGTGCAAAACCGGGTGATCCACACCGACCGCGATTATTCCGATACCGAGCTCAAGCAAGCCTCCAATTACATCAACCGCACCTACGGCGGCTGCAATTTGGACCAGATCTGCGATGGCTTGTTGAGCACCCTGCGCGCAGACAAGGCGCAGATGGATGCCCTGATGCAAACCGCCGTGGACGTGGCTGCCAAGGCACTCACCGGCGATGAAGCCGAAGGCGACTATGTGGTATCCGGCGAAGCCAACCTGCTGGGGCTGGCGCAGGCCGACAACCTCGATCGCATGCGCGATTTGTTCGAGGCATTTACCCACAAGCGCGACATCCTGCACCTGTTGGAGCGCAGTAAGCGTGCTGATGGTGTGCAGATTTTCATTGGTAGCGAAGCTGGGCATCAGGCGTTTGATGAGGTGTCGATGGTCGCGGCACCGTACCAGGTCAATGCCATGACCGTCGGCGTGCTGGCGGTGGTTGGGCCCACGCGCATGGATTACGAGCGCGTGATTCCCACCGTCGACATCACCGCCCGCATCCTCTCTGCCACCCTTGGCAAGCTCTGA
- a CDS encoding GNAT family N-acetyltransferase, with translation MLTLLSAYREHGWHAVDAATYEQLWNQYGGSVATHPEFVARLSALAKAPVRYLACGPAAAPTGAVAVWGRHLALSRKLLKRWNKRDLFDLGNAEIILPMAAETRVALRHRGQFLGAPRIEALTDARPQADDLALAREPEEYSRKFRYNQRREWRLLEESGGVLTPVQELSPAQLAEIYRDLFQRRWGFAAAGAPHLEQVFTLLREWMVGSVMFRDGAPVAIQILYRVESPQWVSVEYINGGVDPEQKDFSPGSVLSFLNTQAEWDYARSQGKALRYSFGRFDQEYKERWCHRVPAYEVGRW, from the coding sequence ATGCTGACCTTGCTGAGTGCCTACCGCGAACACGGCTGGCATGCGGTGGATGCTGCCACCTATGAACAGCTGTGGAACCAATACGGCGGCAGTGTGGCCACGCATCCGGAGTTCGTCGCGCGTCTGTCCGCGCTGGCGAAAGCGCCGGTGCGCTACTTGGCGTGCGGGCCGGCCGCTGCGCCCACCGGTGCGGTGGCGGTCTGGGGTCGCCACTTGGCGTTGTCGCGCAAGCTGCTCAAGCGCTGGAATAAGCGCGATTTGTTCGACCTCGGTAATGCCGAAATCATTCTGCCGATGGCCGCCGAGACACGCGTGGCATTGCGCCACCGCGGCCAGTTCCTCGGTGCGCCGCGCATCGAAGCCCTCACTGACGCACGTCCGCAAGCGGACGATCTGGCGCTGGCCCGTGAGCCAGAGGAATACAGCCGTAAGTTCCGCTACAACCAGCGCCGCGAATGGCGCTTGCTGGAAGAGTCCGGCGGCGTGCTGACGCCGGTGCAGGAGCTATCGCCGGCGCAATTGGCGGAAATTTACCGCGATTTGTTCCAGCGCCGCTGGGGGTTCGCTGCCGCCGGTGCGCCGCATTTGGAGCAGGTGTTCACGCTGCTGCGTGAGTGGATGGTGGGCTCAGTGATGTTCCGCGATGGCGCGCCGGTGGCGATTCAGATTCTGTACCGGGTGGAATCGCCGCAGTGGGTCAGCGTGGAATACATCAACGGCGGCGTGGATCCGGAGCAGAAGGACTTCAGCCCCGGCAGCGTACTCAGTTTCCTCAATACCCAGGCCGAGTGGGACTATGCCCGCAGTCAGGGCAAAGCGCTGCGCTATTCCTTCGGCCGCTTCGACCAAGAATACAAAGAGCGCTGGTGCCACCGGGTGCCGGCCTATGAGGTGGGCCGATGGTAG
- the grpE gene encoding nucleotide exchange factor GrpE, with protein MSEQEKAPAADVDVPLNDGADTAAEPTAATDGHDGERAALEAELAQVRKALAEADVRAQAEIQNMRRRVERDVANAHKFALEKFAGELISVADTLERGLSALDADNEALSVAREGTELTLKQLLDVFGRFQIVQIDPQGEQFNPEQHEAMAMVPVPGKAANAVVEVLEKGYSLSGRLIRPARVVVAKGE; from the coding sequence ATGAGTGAACAGGAAAAAGCACCGGCGGCAGACGTCGATGTGCCGCTGAACGACGGCGCCGATACCGCCGCAGAGCCCACCGCCGCCACTGACGGCCACGACGGCGAGCGCGCCGCACTGGAAGCCGAGCTGGCCCAGGTGCGCAAGGCGCTGGCCGAAGCCGATGTGCGTGCGCAGGCGGAAATCCAGAACATGCGCCGGCGGGTGGAGCGTGATGTGGCCAACGCCCACAAGTTCGCGCTGGAGAAATTCGCCGGTGAGCTGATTTCAGTTGCCGACACGCTGGAGCGTGGCCTGTCGGCGCTGGACGCTGACAATGAGGCGCTGTCAGTGGCCCGTGAAGGCACCGAGCTGACGCTCAAGCAGCTGCTCGACGTATTTGGACGCTTCCAAATCGTGCAGATCGACCCGCAGGGCGAACAGTTCAATCCGGAGCAGCACGAAGCGATGGCGATGGTGCCGGTGCCCGGCAAAGCCGCCAACGCGGTGGTTGAAGTGCTGGAGAAGGGCTACAGCCTCAGCGGTCGCCTGATCCGTCCGGCGCGGGTGGTGGTGGCGAAGGGCGAATGA
- the dnaJ gene encoding molecular chaperone DnaJ codes for MSKRDYYEVLGVAKDADAQDIKKAYRRLAMKYHPDRNQGNADAEEQFKEVKEAYEVLSDDDKRAAYDRFGHDGVNAQGGFGGGGGAGGAGFGDIFGDIFGDIFGGGGGGRRRGPARGADLRYTLELTLEQAVRGTEEKIRVPTWTSCEQCNGSGARNGEAPVTCQTCGGVGQVRMQQGFFTVQQACPTCHGSGQTIKNPCGGCHGQGRVQTTKTLSVKIPAGVDTGDRIRLAGEGEAGAHGAPSGDLYVQISVRDHDIFTRDGNDLYCEVPVSFVDATLGGELEVPTLNGRVKLKVPAETQTGKMFRLRGKGVTSVRGGGPGDLLCRVVVETPVSLTGEQKDLLRQFQDSLTKGGKRHNPRNSSWFEGVKRFFDGL; via the coding sequence ATGTCAAAACGGGACTACTATGAAGTGCTCGGCGTGGCCAAAGACGCCGACGCCCAGGACATCAAAAAAGCCTACCGTCGGTTGGCCATGAAATATCACCCTGACCGCAACCAGGGCAACGCCGACGCTGAAGAGCAATTCAAAGAGGTCAAAGAGGCCTACGAAGTGCTGTCCGATGACGACAAGCGCGCGGCCTACGACCGCTTTGGGCACGACGGCGTCAACGCCCAGGGCGGCTTTGGCGGTGGTGGCGGTGCCGGTGGCGCCGGGTTCGGCGACATCTTTGGCGATATTTTTGGCGACATTTTTGGTGGCGGCGGTGGCGGCCGTCGGCGTGGCCCCGCTCGTGGCGCGGACCTGCGCTACACGCTGGAACTGACGCTGGAGCAGGCCGTCCGCGGCACCGAAGAAAAAATTCGCGTGCCGACCTGGACCAGCTGTGAACAGTGCAACGGCAGCGGCGCCCGCAACGGCGAAGCGCCGGTGACCTGTCAGACCTGTGGCGGCGTCGGCCAAGTGCGCATGCAGCAAGGGTTCTTCACCGTGCAGCAGGCGTGCCCGACCTGCCATGGCAGTGGCCAGACCATCAAGAATCCCTGTGGCGGCTGCCACGGCCAAGGCCGCGTGCAGACCACCAAAACGCTGTCCGTGAAGATCCCGGCCGGTGTCGATACCGGTGACCGCATCCGCTTGGCGGGTGAGGGCGAAGCCGGTGCCCACGGTGCGCCGTCCGGCGATCTGTACGTGCAGATTTCGGTGCGTGACCACGATATCTTCACCCGCGATGGCAATGACCTGTACTGCGAAGTGCCGGTGTCGTTTGTCGACGCCACATTGGGCGGCGAGTTGGAAGTGCCGACCCTGAATGGTCGTGTGAAGCTGAAAGTGCCGGCGGAAACTCAGACTGGGAAAATGTTCCGCCTGCGCGGCAAAGGCGTCACCTCGGTACGCGGCGGTGGCCCCGGCGACCTGCTGTGTCGGGTGGTGGTGGAAACGCCGGTGAGCTTGACCGGCGAGCAGAAAGACCTGTTGCGTCAGTTCCAAGACTCGCTCACCAAGGGTGGCAAGCGTCACAACCCTCGCAACAGTAGCTGGTTCGAAGGCGTTAAACGCTTCTTCGACGGCCTCTGA